One part of the Candidatus Neomarinimicrobiota bacterium genome encodes these proteins:
- a CDS encoding metallophosphoesterase family protein codes for MSKTFQQLFFVLATIFVSTVLGWQDIRKAPYLIYNGNPGEMVVLWQMNKTLTCTIRWGEDTTFSDGVAQTSEYNNDHQHKYVISNLVPGNLYHYEVIAGVDTFRGSFRAAPEEDVSSVKFFVYGDTRSYPETHNRVARGINELYEADSSFHTLVISVGDLVSNGDSEDYWDEQFFNPSYPDIIKMLGHLPYQACMGNHEKNGVLFEKYFPYPFVGGRYWSFDYGPAHFVILDQYTGYDPGSVQYEWLVNDLASTGKKWKFIVLHEPGYTAGGKHPNNVMVQNYIHPLCTEYGVSIVFAGHNHFYSRAEVGDVVHITTGGGGAPLYSPVKQGNVVVAAMENHFCTVEISDKLLHFRSISDKGEEIDRFSLNVYKLRPYDVSVSQFFAKKGKDSLIVLSRLRNPFNRKVGVYTVLCPFYSAKQDSFAMFDDGSHGDDGVGDGLWGCGMPVPDFEDEFEIAIAVIDSEADFSFLSYDQSRFTTIGPVVLEKFEITSSDTVPNHGDRLKFQFVLKNTSEEATARDVTAKVSCLDTFATLPVVVTSSYGDIPPGTAAVGDRKQYIKFSNTAPDSAYARFRVDIMSGGSVFWVDSFSVLITRSSAGIGE; via the coding sequence ATGAGTAAGACCTTTCAACAGTTGTTTTTTGTTTTAGCTACCATTTTTGTTAGCACAGTTCTTGGATGGCAGGATATACGGAAAGCTCCCTATCTTATTTATAACGGTAATCCGGGTGAGATGGTGGTATTGTGGCAGATGAATAAAACGTTAACCTGTACTATTAGGTGGGGAGAGGATACTACTTTTTCCGATGGAGTGGCTCAGACGTCGGAATACAATAACGATCATCAACATAAGTACGTGATTTCGAATCTGGTTCCTGGAAATCTATATCACTATGAGGTGATAGCTGGAGTTGATACTTTCAGAGGTTCTTTTAGAGCTGCTCCTGAGGAGGATGTCTCCTCTGTAAAGTTTTTTGTCTATGGCGATACTCGTTCTTATCCAGAGACGCATAATAGAGTCGCGAGGGGTATTAATGAGCTATATGAAGCTGATTCTTCTTTCCATACGCTGGTTATATCGGTTGGGGACCTTGTGAGTAACGGAGACTCTGAAGATTACTGGGATGAACAGTTTTTTAATCCGTCCTATCCGGATATAATAAAGATGCTTGGTCACCTTCCGTATCAGGCCTGTATGGGTAATCATGAAAAAAACGGGGTGCTTTTTGAGAAATATTTTCCGTATCCATTTGTAGGAGGGAGATATTGGTCTTTTGATTATGGACCAGCTCATTTCGTTATCCTCGACCAGTATACGGGCTATGATCCTGGTTCTGTTCAATATGAGTGGCTTGTTAATGACCTGGCTAGTACAGGAAAGAAGTGGAAATTTATTGTCCTTCATGAGCCGGGGTATACTGCAGGAGGTAAACATCCCAACAACGTTATGGTGCAAAATTATATACATCCGCTGTGCACCGAGTATGGTGTGTCTATAGTTTTTGCGGGACACAATCACTTTTATTCGAGGGCGGAAGTAGGAGATGTTGTTCACATTACAACGGGAGGAGGTGGAGCACCGCTTTACTCTCCAGTTAAACAAGGAAATGTTGTTGTTGCTGCGATGGAGAACCATTTTTGTACTGTTGAGATTAGCGATAAGCTTTTGCATTTCCGGAGTATCAGTGACAAAGGAGAGGAGATAGATAGATTTAGTCTGAATGTTTACAAATTAAGACCTTATGATGTTTCAGTTTCACAGTTCTTTGCTAAGAAGGGGAAAGACTCTTTGATTGTGCTCTCACGCCTTAGAAATCCTTTTAATCGTAAAGTGGGTGTTTATACGGTTTTGTGTCCTTTTTATTCCGCGAAGCAGGATTCGTTTGCTATGTTTGATGATGGTTCTCATGGTGATGATGGCGTAGGCGATGGTTTGTGGGGGTGCGGTATGCCTGTGCCCGATTTCGAGGATGAGTTTGAAATAGCCATTGCCGTAATCGATTCGGAGGCGGATTTTTCTTTTTTGTCATATGATCAATCGCGTTTTACAACCATAGGTCCCGTGGTGCTTGAAAAATTTGAAATTACTTCTTCTGATACGGTACCAAATCATGGTGATCGTTTGAAATTCCAATTCGTGTTGAAGAATACGAGTGAGGAAGCTACTGCTCGTGATGTGACGGCGAAGGTTTCATGTCTGGACACTTTTGCGACTTTGCCTGTAGTTGTGACCTCTTCTTATGGTGATATACCTCCTGGGACAGCAGCAGTTGGGGATAGAAAGCAGTATATAAAGTTTAGTAATACTGCTCCTGATAGTGCATATGCGAGGTTTAGAGTTGATATTATGAGCGGCGGTTCTGTGTTCTGGGTTGACTCTTTTTCAGTACTTATTACCAGGAGCTCGGCTGGTATTGGAGAATGA
- the tig gene encoding trigger factor — MKVSVKDIDQTKKKLTVEFDWEEIRDQYDKIFEKLRENLSIKGFRPGKVPVNIAKNILREDVERELSSNIISESMEKIIKDEKLEDYVDIAIGDVTLKEDEGFLFTTEIEFDPEFELPAYKKGFTVVKNNYIISDKEVEAYLDELKENYAQSREKLDGAANGDFIICDIQELGEGGIPILGRKIEDRMIKVGEGIFGQPGAEGLIGAKKGEKVKIRLSDEKGNEKSYEISVKKIEEKIYPELNDEFVEKNFEGVKNLEDLKKKVFEYLNSEWDRKAEEEFEREIVNYFVLNTEMKVPESRINAYLEKLIENIRARSKEEINEDKVREEYRSIAIHDIKWFLIEKKIAEEENITVDAIEVEDTIKEIANNYPEDQRINIINYYRRKDIRNRLEMDLLSQKVMDHIKQFAKVKINKIKVSDLMKRNIQ; from the coding sequence ATGAAAGTTAGTGTTAAAGATATCGACCAGACAAAGAAAAAACTAACAGTAGAATTTGACTGGGAAGAAATCAGGGATCAATATGACAAAATTTTTGAGAAGCTAAGGGAAAACCTGTCTATAAAAGGTTTCAGGCCGGGTAAAGTACCCGTTAATATTGCTAAAAATATTTTGAGAGAAGATGTAGAAAGGGAATTATCAAGCAACATTATTTCAGAATCAATGGAGAAAATAATTAAGGATGAAAAACTTGAGGATTATGTAGATATAGCTATCGGCGATGTTACTTTAAAAGAAGATGAAGGATTTTTATTTACAACAGAGATTGAATTTGACCCTGAATTTGAGCTACCTGCATATAAAAAAGGATTTACGGTTGTGAAAAACAATTATATTATTTCAGACAAGGAGGTAGAAGCTTATCTTGATGAATTAAAGGAGAACTATGCGCAATCCAGGGAAAAACTCGATGGGGCAGCAAACGGAGATTTTATAATCTGTGATATACAGGAATTGGGAGAAGGGGGTATCCCGATATTAGGCAGGAAAATTGAGGATAGAATGATAAAAGTAGGTGAAGGTATTTTTGGTCAGCCAGGAGCTGAGGGACTCATCGGAGCGAAGAAAGGAGAAAAAGTTAAAATACGCTTGTCCGATGAAAAAGGAAATGAAAAAAGTTATGAAATTTCTGTAAAAAAGATCGAAGAAAAAATATATCCTGAATTAAACGATGAGTTTGTAGAGAAAAATTTCGAGGGAGTAAAAAACCTTGAAGATTTGAAGAAAAAAGTATTTGAATATTTAAACTCGGAGTGGGATAGGAAGGCTGAAGAAGAGTTTGAAAGAGAGATAGTAAATTATTTTGTTTTGAATACTGAAATGAAAGTTCCTGAGTCAAGAATAAATGCCTACTTAGAAAAACTTATTGAAAATATAAGGGCAAGATCAAAAGAAGAAATAAATGAAGATAAAGTCCGAGAAGAATACCGCTCCATTGCAATACACGATATAAAATGGTTTTTGATAGAGAAAAAGATTGCCGAGGAAGAAAATATAACCGTAGATGCAATTGAGGTTGAAGACACAATCAAAGAGATTGCTAATAATTATCCAGAAGACCAGAGAATTAATATCATTAATTATTATCGAAGGAAGGATATCAGAAATAGATTGGAAATGGACCTGTTATCACAGAAGGTAATGGATCATATAAAACAATTTGCAAAGGTTAAAATAAATAAAATAAAAGTTAGTGACTTAATGAAGAGGAATATACAATGA
- the clpP gene encoding ATP-dependent Clp endopeptidase proteolytic subunit ClpP: protein MKRNKNEINQAYVPIVIEKTGVVERAYDIYSRLLKDRIIFLGQAIDDHVASLVIAQLLFLEAEDPDRDIYLYINCPGGIVTAGLAIYDTLRYVKPDVATICMGQAASMAAILLAAGAKGKRSALPNSRIMIHQPWGGVEGQAADIEIHAREIVSLRDRINNILAELTGQPVEKIAKDTDRNFFMSSEEAKKYGLIDKVLGK from the coding sequence ATGAAGAGAAATAAGAACGAAATCAATCAGGCATACGTTCCAATAGTTATAGAGAAAACCGGGGTTGTAGAACGTGCTTATGATATATATTCTAGACTCCTGAAAGACAGAATAATATTTCTTGGTCAGGCGATAGATGATCATGTTGCAAGTTTGGTAATAGCTCAACTATTGTTTCTTGAAGCAGAAGATCCTGATAGAGATATTTATTTGTACATTAATTGTCCTGGAGGTATTGTTACAGCAGGTCTTGCAATATATGATACATTGAGATATGTAAAACCTGATGTAGCCACAATCTGTATGGGTCAAGCTGCAAGCATGGCAGCGATCTTACTTGCAGCAGGTGCTAAAGGGAAGAGGTCTGCTTTACCAAACTCAAGGATTATGATTCATCAACCATGGGGTGGTGTGGAAGGTCAGGCAGCTGATATTGAAATTCATGCAAGAGAAATTGTTAGTCTGCGAGATAGAATAAATAATATTTTAGCAGAACTGACAGGTCAGCCGGTTGAAAAGATTGCCAAAGATACCGACAGAAACTTTTTTATGTCGTCTGAAGAAGCAAAGAAGTATGGGTTAATAGATAAAGTTTTAGGGAAATAA
- a CDS encoding TonB-dependent receptor → MDKRILWVFIILLIPLFLYPAGSVGKISGRVIDKETGEPLPGVNIIIEGYNLGAATDENGYYIILDVPAGVYSLRASFIGYETMIVKDVRVITNLTTEINFKLSRTTLEFKEVVVTAQRPLVQKSATYSMSIATGEELENIPIRNIANIIGTMAGVVYQDGQIHIRGGREDEVKFFLNGVPIVDPNTNQQVVYVIPEALEELQVLTGGYTADVGGANSGVVSMQLRSGPQKFQAMVDLRTDGFSDPEEGKKLLNTYTYGHKRGIFTVGGPLLSNNIKFFLGGEYVDLADRAVRFSKGFKFENLVDMNPQTPKDQRDTVTVEYPNGFTPHQKDKRLTLNGTLTFDLPIKLNLGFAYTDRRYDVEDGNRVMLDVLNDRVPYNDLNSLLLTLKATKVLKKNSYIEFRASRFSHSRERGDSWFDHDWKKWYDSTAVAEYTDGEVIYRNAWRPKYDYVLHGFPFERNGTPNDFYFKRNEQYIGFAGDLVTQIGLHHEIKMGVDSRLWTVRYFDIAPSVMIYTAEPGTYSFETYGSIEKVPVNVWIQSGYVDAYGYDIYGNEINDKKYYYTSGGDTLLGYVDGPRKPVELAFYVNDKMEYDDIIINAGVRMDYFDTDDKELIDPASPAVIKTAVMLADTAWKKKDPVVLISPRIGVSFPVTEATVFYAQYGKFYQMPSFQNMYFSTYTFGRQIVQGGYYYINPIGFGLDPIKTTSYEIGFRQALGGVASIDITGFYKNVKGLVQVVKQLPSTPVSTLTTYYDRLVNGDFATHKGLEVRFNLRRWNHILAQIHYTYTDAEGTQSTSTSAHGALYFNSQMPTIVRPLEYSQRHTGSINLDYRFKVGEGGPLLSGLGINLLFQFSSGHPYTFVTVPAGGQVDPYVAGVDYMLDTRDRWPLEPINSSVTPWTFFTDLRIDKTVRLGGIEATFYVIVNNLTNRKNVINVFWNTGTPDDDGFLSDPVRSQATINAYGGDRYVEMYRIINLGNGQAYWDRVGAQLYGSPRQIHFGVKITL, encoded by the coding sequence ATGGATAAGAGAATTCTATGGGTGTTTATTATTCTATTGATTCCTCTGTTTTTGTACCCTGCGGGTTCAGTTGGAAAAATTTCCGGTAGGGTAATAGATAAAGAAACAGGGGAGCCTCTACCAGGGGTAAATATTATCATTGAGGGTTACAATCTTGGTGCAGCTACTGATGAAAATGGATACTACATCATTCTGGATGTTCCAGCAGGAGTCTACTCACTTAGGGCAAGTTTTATTGGTTATGAAACAATGATTGTGAAGGATGTGAGAGTGATAACTAATCTGACAACAGAAATTAATTTTAAGCTTTCTAGAACAACCCTTGAATTTAAGGAAGTTGTTGTCACTGCACAAAGACCATTAGTACAAAAAAGCGCAACCTACAGTATGTCAATTGCAACGGGGGAGGAGCTAGAGAATATACCAATTAGAAATATAGCAAATATTATAGGAACCATGGCTGGTGTAGTATATCAGGATGGTCAGATCCATATTAGAGGCGGTAGAGAAGATGAAGTAAAATTTTTCTTAAATGGTGTTCCTATTGTTGATCCTAATACAAATCAGCAGGTTGTATATGTAATACCAGAGGCATTGGAGGAACTACAAGTATTAACTGGAGGATATACTGCGGATGTTGGAGGAGCTAATTCTGGTGTTGTATCAATGCAGTTGAGAAGTGGCCCACAAAAATTTCAGGCTATGGTTGATCTGAGAACAGATGGTTTTAGTGATCCTGAAGAAGGGAAGAAATTATTAAATACATATACTTATGGACATAAGCGAGGGATTTTTACTGTAGGTGGTCCCCTTCTTTCTAATAATATCAAGTTTTTCTTGGGTGGTGAGTATGTAGACCTTGCAGACAGGGCAGTAAGATTTTCAAAAGGATTTAAATTCGAAAATTTAGTGGATATGAATCCACAGACACCTAAAGACCAGAGAGATACTGTTACCGTTGAGTATCCCAATGGTTTTACACCACATCAGAAAGATAAAAGGTTGACATTAAACGGTACTTTAACTTTTGATTTACCTATAAAGTTGAATCTTGGTTTTGCATATACAGATAGAAGGTATGATGTAGAAGATGGTAATAGAGTTATGTTAGATGTTTTAAATGACCGTGTTCCTTATAATGATTTAAATTCTTTACTATTAACTTTAAAGGCTACTAAGGTTTTAAAGAAAAATTCCTATATAGAATTTAGAGCTTCCAGGTTCAGTCATTCCAGAGAAAGAGGCGATAGCTGGTTTGACCATGATTGGAAGAAATGGTATGATAGCACGGCAGTAGCTGAATACACTGATGGTGAGGTTATATACAGAAATGCATGGAGACCTAAATACGATTATGTTTTACATGGTTTCCCATTTGAAAGAAATGGCACGCCAAATGACTTCTATTTCAAAAGGAATGAGCAATATATTGGATTTGCGGGAGATTTAGTAACGCAGATAGGTCTACATCATGAAATAAAGATGGGTGTAGATTCTCGATTATGGACTGTAAGGTATTTCGACATTGCCCCATCTGTTATGATATATACTGCTGAACCTGGAACTTATAGTTTCGAGACTTATGGAAGTATTGAAAAAGTCCCTGTAAATGTATGGATCCAAAGTGGATATGTGGATGCATATGGATATGATATTTATGGAAATGAAATAAATGATAAAAAGTATTATTATACGTCTGGTGGAGATACCTTACTTGGTTACGTGGATGGTCCGAGAAAACCTGTCGAACTTGCTTTCTATGTAAATGATAAAATGGAGTATGATGATATTATAATAAATGCAGGTGTCCGAATGGATTATTTTGATACTGATGATAAGGAACTAATAGATCCTGCAAGTCCAGCAGTCATAAAAACAGCAGTTATGCTGGCTGATACAGCGTGGAAAAAGAAAGATCCTGTGGTGTTGATAAGCCCTAGAATTGGTGTATCTTTCCCAGTTACTGAAGCAACTGTTTTCTATGCCCAATATGGTAAATTCTATCAGATGCCAAGTTTTCAAAATATGTATTTTAGCACCTATACTTTTGGTCGTCAAATAGTTCAAGGTGGTTATTATTATATTAATCCAATAGGATTTGGTCTTGATCCAATAAAAACTACATCTTATGAGATTGGTTTCAGACAGGCACTTGGTGGAGTTGCAAGCATTGATATCACAGGTTTTTACAAAAATGTAAAAGGTTTAGTGCAGGTAGTAAAGCAACTTCCATCAACTCCGGTATCGACTTTGACAACATATTACGACCGACTCGTAAATGGTGATTTTGCAACACATAAAGGTCTAGAAGTAAGATTTAACCTCAGAAGATGGAATCATATACTAGCTCAAATACATTATACTTATACTGATGCTGAGGGAACTCAATCTACCAGTACATCGGCTCATGGTGCCTTGTATTTTAACTCACAGATGCCCACTATAGTAAGACCATTAGAATATTCTCAAAGACATACAGGTTCAATTAACCTAGATTACAGATTCAAAGTTGGCGAAGGAGGACCACTACTTTCAGGTTTAGGAATAAATTTACTATTCCAGTTTTCAAGTGGTCATCCATATACATTTGTAACAGTTCCCGCTGGCGGACAGGTTGACCCATACGTTGCAGGTGTTGACTACATGCTTGATACAAGAGATAGGTGGCCATTGGAGCCAATTAATTCATCAGTTACTCCATGGACATTTTTTACTGACTTAAGAATTGATAAAACGGTTAGATTAGGGGGAATCGAAGCAACATTCTATGTAATAGTCAATAACTTAACAAATAGAAAAAATGTGATAAATGTATTTTGGAATACAGGTACGCCTGATGATGATGGTTTCTTAAGTGATCCAGTCAGGTCTCAGGCAACTATAAATGCCTATGGTGGCGATAGATATGTAGAGATGTATAGAATAATTAATCTGGGAAATGGACAGGCATATTGGGATAGGGTAGGAGCACAGTTATATGGTTCACCAAGACAAATTCATTTTGGTGTTAAGATAACTTTATAA
- a CDS encoding PorV/PorQ family protein has product MNKKTINIFLTITTLILIVNILYAGDASRVGTAGATQLQVPIGGRNIGFAGADIVYTQPLDAVYWNPAGLGDLDMRASGLFSMQNLIADIKVSYFAVGVKMGTKGVLGVSVKTFDFGEILVTTEKNMDGTGATYSPNFSTVSLTYGRKFTDRINFGISGKIVSESIPRASASVTAFDAGLQYKDLLRIKGLGFGIAMKNISIRNLKYEGAGLLKKARQESESYTQYLNIPTMEAHLPASVDIGLSYLMKMGTSSLLVSGVFQQNNFQNDELRYGAEISLFDMLSIRCGYDMILYDPDNPDIGKSIYEGISYGGSLTYSIQGVNFSIDYAYRSTKYFNGNSSFCITIEL; this is encoded by the coding sequence ATGAATAAAAAAACAATTAACATATTTTTAACCATAACCACGTTAATATTAATTGTAAACATTCTATATGCTGGAGATGCATCTCGTGTTGGAACAGCTGGTGCGACACAATTGCAGGTTCCGATAGGAGGAAGGAACATCGGTTTTGCTGGAGCAGATATAGTATATACTCAACCTCTGGATGCTGTATATTGGAATCCAGCAGGACTTGGTGATTTGGATATGAGAGCTTCTGGTTTGTTTTCAATGCAGAATTTAATAGCGGATATAAAAGTTAGCTATTTCGCTGTTGGTGTAAAAATGGGGACAAAAGGTGTCTTGGGTGTAAGTGTAAAAACCTTTGATTTTGGTGAAATTTTGGTAACTACTGAAAAAAATATGGATGGTACCGGTGCGACATATTCTCCAAACTTTTCAACCGTAAGTTTGACATATGGAAGAAAGTTTACGGATAGAATTAATTTTGGTATATCCGGAAAGATTGTTTCAGAAAGTATCCCAAGGGCGAGTGCCTCTGTTACAGCTTTTGATGCTGGATTGCAGTATAAAGATTTATTGAGAATAAAAGGGCTCGGTTTTGGAATCGCAATGAAAAATATCAGCATAAGAAATTTGAAATATGAAGGAGCTGGCTTATTGAAAAAAGCCAGGCAGGAGAGTGAATCATATACCCAATATTTAAATATTCCAACAATGGAAGCTCACCTTCCAGCCAGTGTTGACATTGGTTTAAGTTATTTAATGAAAATGGGAACTTCCAGTTTACTTGTTAGTGGTGTTTTTCAGCAGAATAATTTTCAGAATGACGAGTTGAGATATGGTGCTGAAATTAGTTTATTTGACATGTTAAGTATCAGATGTGGATATGATATGATACTGTATGATCCTGATAATCCAGATATAGGAAAAAGTATATATGAAGGTATTTCATATGGTGGTAGTCTAACGTATAGTATTCAAGGAGTTAATTTCTCAATAGATTATGCTTATCGTTCGACAAAGTATTTTAATGGAAATAGTTCGTTTTGCATAACAATTGAATTGTAA